From a single Bacillus gobiensis genomic region:
- a CDS encoding S66 peptidase family protein: MAIRPPILRRGDTVGIVTLGSPLGEAEINARIQFLRNIGFQVILGNNVYASNGYLAGTDEERAADLMRMFENNQVKMILPTRGGVGVAGILPYLNFQTIQSNPKIVTGYSDITVLLNALHQFANLLSFQSLLLIDFTPETPAYNFNQFFSSTSVFSWMRQIQNPPDIQLVSRVQGNVTGTLVGGNIASFVGTLGTPFETDTRGKIIVLEETHEPINTVFRYMNHLKMAGKFNDCIGIIMGECTNCQAAYGKTYEDLINEFVVPLGKPLMTNLATAHGYYKAAVPIGAMVNMNTFNNTLTVLEPTVSA; this comes from the coding sequence ATGGCCATCCGGCCCCCAATTTTACGACGAGGCGACACTGTGGGAATTGTAACGTTAGGGAGTCCGTTGGGTGAAGCAGAGATTAATGCGCGGATACAGTTTTTAAGAAACATAGGGTTTCAAGTTATTTTGGGCAACAATGTCTATGCCAGTAACGGGTATTTGGCAGGTACAGATGAAGAGCGTGCCGCAGATTTGATGAGAATGTTTGAAAATAATCAAGTCAAAATGATTCTTCCTACAAGAGGCGGCGTGGGTGTAGCGGGAATTCTTCCTTACTTGAATTTCCAAACCATTCAAAGCAACCCGAAAATCGTGACTGGCTACAGTGATATCACCGTCTTGTTAAATGCACTGCATCAATTCGCGAATTTACTCTCCTTCCAAAGTCTTCTGCTTATTGATTTCACGCCGGAAACTCCCGCCTATAATTTTAACCAGTTTTTTTCGTCGACGTCTGTGTTTTCGTGGATGAGGCAGATCCAAAATCCACCGGATATTCAATTAGTAAGCAGAGTTCAAGGCAACGTGACAGGAACGCTTGTCGGCGGCAATATAGCCTCATTTGTCGGCACACTTGGAACGCCTTTTGAAACCGATACTAGGGGGAAAATTATAGTTCTTGAAGAAACACATGAACCGATAAATACCGTTTTTCGGTATATGAACCATTTAAAGATGGCTGGAAAATTTAATGATTGCATCGGCATCATTATGGGGGAATGCACGAACTGCCAGGCTGCATACGGCAAAACTTACGAGGATTTGATCAACGAATTCGTTGTCCCCCTCGGAAAACCGCTAATGACAAACCTGGCAACGGCACACGGCTATTATAAAGCTGCTGTTCCTATAGGCGCGATGGTAAATATGAATACCTTCAATAACACATTAACAGTTCTTGAACCGACAGTAAGTGCTTAA
- a CDS encoding DinB family protein → MNSLKMYDYHQWANKQVIDRLKELPESIYDKEIKSVFPSIAKTLSHIYLVDSGWLEVMSGKSFEEALQLEEQVSNLTKNMGIHEIEVIFSNLYERFNAFLNSQPDMEKIIEFDNPWAGPTAVSLSDMIIHIANHGTYHRGNIAAMLRQLDHSSVMTDYAVFWYANQPK, encoded by the coding sequence ATGAATTCATTAAAAATGTACGACTACCACCAATGGGCGAACAAACAAGTGATTGACCGCTTAAAAGAACTTCCGGAGAGCATTTATGATAAAGAAATAAAGAGTGTGTTTCCTTCCATAGCCAAAACGCTCTCTCACATTTACCTTGTCGACTCAGGGTGGCTCGAAGTGATGTCTGGAAAAAGCTTTGAGGAAGCTTTGCAATTGGAGGAGCAGGTAAGTAATTTAACTAAAAATATGGGTATTCATGAAATCGAAGTGATTTTTTCCAACTTATATGAGCGATTCAACGCGTTTCTTAATAGTCAGCCTGATATGGAAAAAATCATCGAATTTGATAACCCGTGGGCCGGACCGACTGCAGTCAGCCTTTCTGACATGATTATCCACATTGCAAATCACGGAACGTATCACCGAGGCAATATTGCAGCCATGCTGCGTCAATTAGACCATTCCTCCGTAATGACCGACTACGCAGTGTTTTGGTACGCGAATCAACCGAAGTAG
- a CDS encoding YvaD family protein: MERLKYFFLVTDIGFLLYWTITFFGWIPEEYLFKDYHNPILVSWNWSFLPLDLLVSATGFLSLYFYARKNPLWRSYALISLVLTFCAGLQAIAFWTIRLDFDWSWWLVNLYLLVYPCFFIKSVMVKRTNGMDDASTLKL; encoded by the coding sequence ATGGAAAGGCTAAAATACTTTTTTCTTGTGACAGACATTGGATTTTTGCTTTACTGGACAATCACATTTTTCGGATGGATTCCGGAAGAATATTTGTTTAAGGATTATCACAATCCGATTTTAGTCTCATGGAACTGGTCCTTTCTTCCGCTCGATTTACTCGTATCTGCAACAGGTTTTTTAAGCCTGTATTTCTATGCAAGAAAAAATCCACTTTGGCGCAGCTATGCGTTAATTTCTTTAGTACTGACCTTTTGCGCAGGACTTCAGGCGATTGCTTTTTGGACCATACGTCTGGACTTTGATTGGTCCTGGTGGCTCGTTAATCTTTACCTTCTTGTCTATCCTTGTTTTTTTATTAAATCGGTTATGGTTAAGAGGACGAATGGTATGGACGACGCCTCAACTCTCAAATTATAA
- a CDS encoding DUF4064 domain-containing protein, producing MKRTAEITLGIIGAVCSGIMLLFGVLLLSLNGNADFQQGLEDVAAEDPTLNPGDTDMMAAMISSGGWAFTIAALIGLILGLIAVFNIKGNKKPKLAGILYIAGAVLTGLISFGFGFLPAILYLIAGIMSLVRKPKAYTDITG from the coding sequence GTGAAACGTACAGCTGAAATTACATTGGGTATAATCGGAGCTGTCTGCTCAGGGATTATGTTACTTTTTGGGGTTTTATTACTCTCATTAAATGGAAATGCAGATTTCCAGCAAGGATTGGAGGATGTTGCTGCAGAAGATCCAACCTTAAACCCGGGTGATACTGATATGATGGCGGCAATGATAAGCAGCGGAGGATGGGCGTTTACAATTGCAGCTCTCATCGGGCTGATTCTCGGATTGATTGCTGTATTCAATATTAAAGGGAATAAAAAGCCGAAATTGGCTGGCATTTTATACATTGCAGGCGCGGTTTTAACGGGACTCATTTCTTTCGGATTCGGATTTTTGCCCGCCATTCTTTACCTTATTGCCGGCATTATGAGCTTAGTAAGAAAACCGAAAGCTTATACTGATATCACTGGGTAA
- a CDS encoding metallophosphoesterase has translation MRNTHGSIQIGQEEIYILGIDDPSMGNESITEYIAAEEAIKNSLQGIKKEGSFKILLSHRPELFSLYTQFDMDLILSGHAHGGQFRIPFIRGVIAPNQGFFPQYTSGKYNMNHSSMIVSRGLGNSVIPQRVLNRPEIISITLSPLN, from the coding sequence ATGAGAAATACTCATGGTTCTATACAAATTGGCCAGGAGGAAATTTACATTCTTGGGATTGATGATCCTTCTATGGGAAACGAATCGATTACAGAATACATCGCTGCTGAAGAAGCGATAAAGAATTCACTTCAAGGTATCAAGAAAGAAGGTTCATTTAAAATCTTATTATCACACCGCCCGGAACTGTTTTCACTATATACGCAATTCGATATGGACTTGATTCTTTCCGGTCATGCTCACGGCGGGCAATTTAGAATTCCCTTTATCAGAGGTGTGATCGCTCCAAATCAAGGCTTTTTTCCACAATACACTTCCGGGAAGTATAACATGAACCATTCTTCAATGATTGTCAGCAGAGGGCTTGGAAACAGCGTGATTCCGCAAAGGGTCTTGAACCGTCCTGAAATTATTTCAATAACGCTGTCACCTTTAAATTGA
- a CDS encoding sigma-70 family RNA polymerase sigma factor: protein MTNHNNSREDRVKTIEKLMDEHGTSIKRLIFTYVKHWETASDLTQDVFLTVFEKLDTFQGRSSLKTWVFSIAINKSKDYLKSWHFNHILLHKISNKDTNKTPEEEIMSQHDRKELYNNILTLPPKYRELIFLHYYNDMTVKEISEVTGLPAATIKTRLYRGKEKLKKKLNLKESGELYG from the coding sequence TTGACCAATCATAATAATTCTCGCGAAGATCGGGTAAAGACGATTGAGAAGCTAATGGATGAGCATGGTACTTCGATCAAACGGCTGATTTTTACATATGTAAAGCATTGGGAAACAGCTAGTGATTTAACTCAAGATGTCTTTTTAACTGTCTTTGAAAAACTTGACACGTTTCAAGGCCGATCATCATTAAAAACATGGGTATTTTCTATAGCGATTAATAAGTCGAAAGATTATTTGAAGAGTTGGCATTTTAATCATATTTTATTACACAAAATTTCTAATAAAGATACAAATAAAACTCCAGAAGAAGAAATAATGTCCCAGCATGATAGAAAGGAACTTTACAATAATATTTTGACTCTCCCCCCTAAATATCGGGAACTTATTTTCCTTCACTATTATAACGATATGACAGTTAAGGAAATTTCTGAAGTAACGGGTCTGCCAGCAGCAACAATAAAAACCAGGTTGTATCGAGGGAAGGAAAAGCTGAAGAAAAAGCTAAACCTAAAAGAAAGCGGTGAGCTTTATGGGTAA
- a CDS encoding M20/M25/M40 family metallo-hydrolase — translation MYKKLKNLPLTDQVEALTASLVQTLSINGTDGEVKIAEKIEQILRSFPYFKQRPDQVWTQELPNDAIGRKNVFAHIKGNVNSKKTVVFHAHIDTVGIEDFGAQQSIANDPAELLKYFQTYSNDEEIQTQALTGDWMFGRGALDMKSGVAVHLMNVLHFSEHLEDWDGDIIFMANPVEENQHSGVIAAVDELLRLRVEEGLDYVVAVNTDYISALYPGDTNKYIFTGAGGKLLPCFYVYGRETHAGQTLNGLDPTLITSELNKRINNNMKLTEHIEGELITPPSALYHRDTKEFYNVQTAVTSHLYFNFMVLEASPKDIMEKLKVEAKAAAAEIKAYYEENYKAFARVNQFPSDRPNWDINVYSYAEYCEKLSVQGIDVKAAASQVLKENPALELRDLCFKVVDRLRELDQAVTPCVIVFYAPPYCPHNYLTGKDARDREILQTIEEATARTSARTSDTFLVKKFFPYLTDSSYLSLHDTDEEVDYLVDNFPEWNKIYPVPIKNIRKLNIPSINVGVYGFDAHRWTERVYKPYSFDTVPRLIRNMTRSWLKVAVNQ, via the coding sequence ATGTATAAAAAATTAAAAAACCTACCATTAACTGATCAAGTAGAAGCCCTAACAGCATCTCTTGTCCAAACATTAAGTATAAATGGGACAGATGGAGAAGTTAAAATTGCAGAGAAGATTGAACAAATTTTACGCAGCTTTCCTTACTTCAAACAACGTCCTGATCAAGTATGGACTCAAGAATTACCGAATGATGCAATTGGCAGAAAGAATGTTTTTGCACATATTAAAGGGAATGTAAATTCGAAGAAAACGGTCGTATTTCATGCCCATATTGATACAGTCGGGATTGAAGATTTTGGTGCGCAACAGTCGATTGCCAATGATCCAGCAGAATTATTGAAGTATTTTCAAACATATTCAAATGATGAAGAGATACAGACACAGGCTTTGACTGGGGATTGGATGTTTGGACGCGGAGCATTAGATATGAAAAGTGGTGTTGCGGTTCATTTGATGAATGTTCTCCACTTCAGTGAGCATCTTGAAGATTGGGATGGAGATATCATTTTTATGGCAAATCCAGTCGAAGAAAATCAACATTCAGGTGTCATTGCTGCTGTAGATGAGTTGTTGCGACTCCGCGTGGAAGAAGGTTTGGATTATGTAGTAGCGGTCAACACTGACTATATTTCTGCCTTATACCCTGGTGATACAAACAAGTATATTTTCACTGGTGCTGGAGGAAAGCTATTACCTTGTTTTTATGTGTATGGCCGCGAAACCCATGCAGGACAAACGCTGAATGGTCTCGATCCAACGCTGATAACTTCTGAATTAAATAAACGTATCAATAACAATATGAAATTAACGGAACACATTGAAGGTGAATTGATTACACCTCCTTCTGCTCTCTACCATAGAGATACAAAAGAATTTTACAATGTACAAACAGCAGTAACAAGTCATTTATATTTTAACTTTATGGTACTGGAAGCTTCTCCAAAGGATATTATGGAGAAGTTAAAAGTGGAAGCAAAGGCAGCGGCAGCGGAGATAAAAGCCTATTATGAAGAGAATTATAAGGCCTTTGCCCGTGTGAATCAGTTCCCATCTGATCGTCCAAATTGGGATATAAATGTGTATAGTTATGCAGAATATTGTGAGAAGCTCTCTGTACAAGGAATAGATGTGAAAGCTGCTGCATCACAAGTGCTCAAGGAAAATCCGGCGCTTGAGTTACGTGACCTCTGCTTTAAAGTAGTTGATCGATTGCGAGAGTTAGATCAAGCAGTAACGCCATGTGTTATTGTTTTCTATGCACCGCCATATTGTCCACATAATTATTTAACGGGAAAAGATGCAAGAGATCGCGAAATTTTACAAACTATTGAGGAAGCAACAGCGAGAACTTCTGCCCGTACGAGTGATACGTTTTTAGTGAAGAAATTTTTCCCCTATTTAACAGATAGCAGTTATTTATCACTTCATGATACAGATGAGGAAGTAGACTATCTTGTGGACAACTTTCCGGAATGGAACAAGATTTACCCAGTGCCAATTAAAAATATACGAAAATTAAATATCCCTTCTATTAATGTTGGTGTATACGGATTTGATGCTCATCGTTGGACAGAACGTGTATATAAACCGTATTCCTTCGATACAGTACCACGACTCATTAGAAATATGACAAGATCTTGGTTAAAGGTTGCGGTTAACCAATGA
- a CDS encoding DMT family transporter → MNWFYLLLAILLEVAGTASMKFSDGLTKIVPSILMVPFYAASFTFLAFSLKSLDVSVAYAIWSGMGIILITIIGFFYFGEQLSGLKIIAILLIVTGVVILNFTGEAH, encoded by the coding sequence ATGAACTGGTTCTATTTGTTATTAGCAATTTTACTTGAAGTCGCAGGGACAGCGTCTATGAAGTTTTCAGACGGGTTAACGAAAATCGTTCCCTCTATTCTCATGGTTCCTTTTTATGCTGCAAGCTTTACATTTCTTGCTTTTTCATTAAAAAGCCTCGATGTTTCAGTGGCCTATGCGATCTGGTCGGGAATGGGAATCATCCTTATCACAATCATTGGCTTTTTTTACTTCGGGGAGCAATTGAGCGGTTTAAAAATCATCGCTATTCTGTTAATTGTGACCGGAGTTGTTATATTAAACTTTACTGGAGAGGCTCACTAA
- a CDS encoding YrvL family regulatory protein, protein MFGVTYDSYTSILLFILFTYLVGIPTELILSKALILVIKSYISLPGSLITFLVECFCNWMVFSIVDSFMTSIDIPLEIELL, encoded by the coding sequence ATTTTTGGTGTCACTTATGATTCTTATACATCCATTCTACTTTTCATATTGTTTACCTATCTTGTAGGAATTCCGACAGAACTCATCTTAAGCAAAGCTTTAATTCTAGTGATCAAAAGCTATATTTCCCTTCCCGGCAGTCTTATTACGTTTTTAGTAGAGTGCTTTTGTAATTGGATGGTGTTTTCGATCGTCGATTCATTCATGACTAGTATAGATATTCCTTTAGAAATAGAATTACTGTGA
- a CDS encoding PTS transporter subunit IIC produces MKNYVVERMYKASAAIANAVLVTLGIGLLFETFGKLTGFEALLIIGGVTKVLLGPAIGAGIAHVLGGNTLVIFSAIACSSIGGNSIKLVDGAMTIVPGQPVSAVLAAVIATWVGKRLTGRTKLDMMAIPVAAIFVGGLSGVVLAAITTPLLQWISGSIATSVNGSPLVSSMVISLVWSILLMTPASSAALAIALQMDPVSSAAALIGCTVQFVGFTAMSIRQNDLGGFLAQSIVTPKVQFPNLIKRPILVVPPFVAAVICAPIATLVFNFQVSYELAGLGLNSLIAPLNILANQGITGIMIYVGIGMVLPVIITLSLYFLLKKAGLVKSGDLHMEVR; encoded by the coding sequence ATGAAGAATTACGTAGTCGAACGAATGTATAAAGCATCAGCCGCCATTGCAAACGCAGTGTTGGTTACTCTTGGAATTGGTCTGCTTTTCGAAACCTTTGGCAAGCTTACAGGTTTTGAGGCATTATTAATAATTGGCGGAGTCACAAAAGTCTTGTTAGGACCGGCTATTGGAGCAGGGATTGCACATGTACTTGGAGGAAACACGTTGGTAATTTTCAGTGCAATAGCGTGTAGTTCAATTGGGGGAAATTCGATTAAACTTGTCGATGGCGCAATGACGATTGTTCCCGGACAGCCGGTTAGTGCGGTGCTTGCAGCCGTTATTGCAACCTGGGTTGGAAAACGACTGACTGGCCGTACGAAGCTAGATATGATGGCGATACCAGTTGCAGCAATTTTTGTAGGAGGATTAAGCGGAGTCGTACTTGCTGCAATAACTACGCCGCTTCTGCAATGGATTAGCGGATCGATTGCAACATCAGTAAACGGATCTCCGCTTGTCTCTTCAATGGTCATATCTTTGGTTTGGAGCATATTGCTAATGACACCTGCGTCATCTGCTGCCTTGGCTATTGCTTTACAGATGGATCCTGTTTCTAGTGCAGCTGCATTAATTGGTTGTACCGTTCAGTTTGTCGGCTTTACAGCAATGTCAATCCGCCAAAATGACTTGGGCGGGTTTTTGGCGCAGTCGATCGTTACGCCAAAGGTTCAATTTCCGAACTTAATTAAACGGCCGATTCTTGTCGTGCCGCCGTTTGTCGCAGCTGTCATTTGTGCTCCGATCGCAACGCTCGTTTTTAATTTTCAAGTATCATACGAGCTTGCTGGTCTGGGATTAAATTCATTGATTGCACCACTGAATATATTAGCAAATCAAGGAATCACCGGAATCATGATTTATGTAGGTATTGGAATGGTCTTGCCGGTTATTATCACTCTTTCGCTTTATTTCCTTTTAAAGAAAGCTGGATTAGTGAAATCCGGCGACTTGCACATGGAAGTTCGATAG
- a CDS encoding NAD(P)H-hydrate dehydratase, which translates to MEPKYWTEDDVKATLPIRDAKGHKGTYGTALLLAGSDDMPGAALLAGLGAMRSGLGKLVIGTSASVIPLIVPVLPEATYWRDGWANVTEDTAEEGYQAIAIGPGLEASETVNKAIELLLKGNQPLVLDAGALSERSYPKRKAPIVLTPHPGEFSRITGMEIKELQQDRVGSVTYWAKKLGVTIVLKGEETVIAFPDGNCRKNPTGNAALAKGGTGDTLTGMLLGMLCCHSNPKTAVLNAVYLHGACAAKWTENRSNHTMLAHQLTDVLPEVWKQFEE; encoded by the coding sequence TTGGAACCAAAGTATTGGACAGAAGATGATGTAAAAGCGACTTTGCCGATAAGGGATGCAAAAGGTCATAAAGGAACTTACGGCACTGCTCTTCTCCTGGCTGGAAGCGATGATATGCCAGGTGCTGCTCTGCTTGCCGGACTTGGAGCGATGAGAAGCGGACTCGGGAAGCTCGTGATCGGAACATCTGCCAGTGTGATCCCGTTAATTGTTCCTGTGCTGCCTGAAGCGACCTATTGGCGGGATGGATGGGCTAACGTAACAGAAGATACAGCAGAGGAAGGCTACCAGGCGATTGCTATTGGCCCTGGGCTTGAAGCTTCAGAAACTGTAAATAAGGCGATTGAATTGCTATTAAAAGGAAATCAGCCGCTGGTACTTGATGCTGGAGCGCTGTCTGAACGTTCCTATCCAAAGCGGAAAGCTCCGATTGTTTTAACGCCTCATCCCGGCGAGTTTTCCCGCATCACCGGTATGGAAATCAAAGAGCTGCAACAAGACCGAGTCGGCTCTGTCACGTATTGGGCAAAAAAGCTAGGTGTCACGATTGTACTAAAAGGAGAAGAAACCGTGATTGCGTTCCCCGATGGAAATTGTAGAAAAAATCCAACAGGAAACGCGGCGCTCGCCAAAGGAGGAACTGGGGATACATTAACAGGAATGCTGCTTGGCATGCTTTGCTGCCATAGTAATCCGAAAACAGCTGTTTTGAACGCAGTCTATCTTCACGGTGCATGTGCTGCAAAGTGGACAGAAAACAGATCCAACCATACAATGCTAGCCCATCAGCTGACAGATGTGCTCCCAGAAGTATGGAAACAATTTGAAGAATAA
- a CDS encoding DUF418 domain-containing protein — translation MSEYKSLDINNRIVWLDQARGFALLGILLANMLLFQYGMWEDLTFRPLNWYDRAAFEWTNIFAVHSFMPLFAFLFAFGMVIMKDHMNQKGNSKFRRVFFRRFLFLGIVGYLHGTYIWDGDILLSYSVIGLILLFLFLNRKPKTLLVWFIIFMALSTLLTYGGAPEAPDQEMKNFLEQSQQIMQYGSYQEIVDHRVNDLPPIFNDTGLLVVMLIIMPFFSFPPFLLGLYVAKKRWLHKPENHLKGIKKAFWLSLFLGFSLKSLTLIWDEPIVYMLSEGIGPLALTVFYITSIVLLAQSRAWKKMLKPFGALGRLSLSNYLMQSVIMTTIFYGYGLGLYGRIGVLAGICLAFACYAVQLIISVWWLKHFKMGLFEWLWRGVTHLKVPELRRKRRMLPEQSNQVKV, via the coding sequence GTGAGCGAATATAAATCGTTAGACATTAATAACCGAATTGTTTGGCTAGATCAGGCAAGAGGCTTTGCATTATTAGGTATCCTGCTTGCGAACATGCTGCTGTTTCAGTATGGAATGTGGGAGGATTTAACCTTTAGGCCATTAAATTGGTATGATCGGGCAGCCTTTGAATGGACCAATATTTTCGCAGTACACAGCTTTATGCCCTTATTTGCTTTTTTGTTTGCGTTCGGAATGGTCATTATGAAGGATCATATGAACCAAAAAGGAAATTCTAAATTTCGAAGGGTTTTTTTTCGCAGATTTTTATTTTTGGGAATCGTAGGCTATCTACACGGCACCTATATTTGGGATGGAGATATTTTATTAAGCTACAGTGTGATCGGTCTAATTTTACTCTTTCTCTTTTTAAACAGGAAGCCAAAAACGTTATTGGTCTGGTTTATCATATTTATGGCTTTATCAACCCTTCTGACATATGGAGGAGCACCTGAAGCACCGGACCAAGAGATGAAAAACTTTTTAGAACAATCCCAGCAGATTATGCAATATGGAAGCTATCAAGAAATCGTTGACCATCGTGTAAATGACCTTCCGCCAATTTTCAATGACACCGGGCTTCTCGTCGTCATGTTGATTATAATGCCGTTTTTTTCATTTCCGCCATTTTTGCTTGGTTTGTATGTTGCAAAAAAACGGTGGCTGCATAAGCCGGAAAATCATTTGAAAGGGATCAAAAAAGCTTTTTGGCTTTCCTTATTTCTCGGCTTTTCGCTAAAATCACTTACACTCATCTGGGATGAACCGATTGTATATATGCTGAGCGAGGGAATCGGACCGCTGGCATTAACTGTTTTTTATATTACTTCTATTGTACTATTGGCGCAATCAAGAGCATGGAAGAAGATGCTAAAGCCATTCGGCGCACTCGGACGTCTTTCCTTATCAAATTACCTGATGCAAAGTGTCATTATGACGACCATCTTTTATGGTTACGGCTTAGGTTTATATGGCAGAATAGGAGTTCTCGCAGGGATATGCTTAGCCTTTGCTTGTTATGCCGTGCAGCTGATAATCAGCGTCTGGTGGCTGAAGCATTTTAAAATGGGGTTATTCGAATGGCTGTGGCGAGGGGTCACTCATTTGAAGGTACCGGAATTAAGGCGTAAGAGAAGGATGCTGCCGGAGCAATCAAATCAGGTGAAGGTTTAA
- a CDS encoding TetR/AcrR family transcriptional regulator: MKNRIVDETIHLIHKKGISFTISDLASRLSVSRRTIYEHFSSKDEIVEEVINRFIYQIQAKEQEIACHAQLNSLEKIKLILTYVPEDFQLMDPQLISNIKKSHYNQWVKLDRFIKEEWSEVLFLLEKGIEEGKIKRVNPELFIQMYLSGINKIFDSKFILGNQLSIQSALNEMIDILLNGISMKGEEK, encoded by the coding sequence TTGAAAAATAGAATTGTTGATGAGACGATCCATCTCATTCACAAAAAAGGGATTTCTTTTACAATCAGTGATTTAGCGAGCCGTCTGTCTGTAAGCAGGCGGACGATATACGAGCATTTTTCCTCAAAGGATGAAATTGTCGAGGAAGTCATCAACCGGTTCATTTATCAAATCCAAGCTAAGGAACAGGAAATTGCTTGTCACGCACAATTAAATTCATTGGAGAAGATTAAACTGATTCTCACCTATGTTCCAGAGGATTTTCAGCTGATGGACCCGCAATTGATATCTAATATAAAAAAATCACACTACAATCAATGGGTAAAGCTTGATCGTTTTATTAAAGAAGAATGGTCTGAGGTTCTTTTCTTGCTGGAGAAAGGGATAGAAGAAGGAAAAATCAAGCGAGTGAACCCAGAGCTGTTTATTCAAATGTATCTAAGCGGAATAAACAAGATATTTGATTCAAAATTTATCCTTGGAAATCAATTATCCATTCAAAGCGCTCTGAACGAAATGATCGATATTCTGCTAAACGGCATTTCTATGAAAGGAGAAGAGAAATGA
- a CDS encoding LysR family transcriptional regulator: MELLQLKYFRTVARMEHMTKASQELHIAQPALSKTIARLEEDVGVPLFDRQGRQIRLNTFGEVFLKKVETALDALEEGKKEVNELAGLEHGSIHLATSTLDRLSEPLGHFLSLHPEVNFRITQVSMEEMEELVEAGKVDFGFTALPIEKPDFSAMPVLNEDLYLAVPPGHRLAGRSSVSLSEVADEPFIGYKEGFLFQKLNDSFFRKAGIMPNFVCRVDEPAAIASLVRAGLGVALVGGCGRGGDSPLTLVSIKTPVCQRNFQLIWHKKRYLSLAARKFSDFVVQYFSELQGANK; the protein is encoded by the coding sequence GTGGAGTTGCTTCAATTAAAGTATTTTCGAACGGTTGCCAGAATGGAGCATATGACGAAAGCATCTCAAGAACTGCATATCGCACAGCCGGCCCTGAGCAAGACAATTGCCCGGCTGGAAGAGGATGTGGGTGTACCATTGTTTGACCGGCAGGGACGGCAAATCCGGCTTAATACGTTTGGAGAGGTATTTTTGAAAAAAGTAGAGACAGCACTCGATGCACTTGAAGAGGGAAAGAAAGAGGTGAATGAACTCGCAGGGCTTGAGCATGGGAGCATTCATTTGGCAACTTCGACTTTAGATCGCCTGTCGGAGCCTTTGGGACATTTTCTTTCTCTTCATCCGGAAGTCAATTTTCGCATTACGCAAGTTTCAATGGAAGAAATGGAAGAGCTGGTTGAAGCGGGTAAGGTTGATTTTGGTTTTACAGCGCTTCCGATCGAAAAGCCAGATTTTAGCGCAATGCCTGTACTAAACGAAGATCTTTATCTGGCTGTCCCTCCCGGCCATCGATTAGCGGGGCGCAGCAGCGTCTCTTTAAGCGAGGTGGCTGATGAACCATTTATCGGATACAAAGAAGGCTTCCTTTTTCAAAAACTGAATGATTCTTTTTTTCGGAAGGCTGGGATAATGCCTAATTTTGTCTGTCGGGTAGACGAACCTGCAGCTATTGCAAGTCTTGTTCGTGCAGGGCTGGGTGTTGCACTGGTTGGGGGATGCGGAAGAGGCGGAGATTCCCCGCTTACACTTGTTTCTATTAAAACTCCTGTTTGTCAGCGTAATTTTCAACTGATATGGCACAAGAAACGATACCTTTCTTTGGCAGCTCGCAAATTTTCGGATTTTGTTGTCCAGTACTTTTCCGAATTGCAGGGGGCAAATAAATAG